In Spirobacillus cienkowskii, a genomic segment contains:
- a CDS encoding J domain-containing protein, which yields MDESNMDIDFSDDDAYDVKRLEMEIKKQKKLEKQKRLENRKQIINDIQEILKQPKQQNACEEFEVCLLAANQFQRGTTSWALAFFNIQNAEPIDLSEVRKKYIKFAQSWHPDKMQVTSHDAMKYLNEAWQILKNNF from the coding sequence ATGGATGAATCCAATATGGACATTGATTTTAGTGATGACGATGCGTATGACGTGAAGCGTCTTGAAATGGAAATAAAAAAACAAAAAAAACTAGAAAAACAGAAACGTTTAGAAAACAGAAAACAAATTATCAATGATATTCAAGAAATTTTAAAGCAACCAAAACAACAAAACGCATGTGAAGAGTTTGAAGTCTGTTTACTTGCCGCAAATCAGTTTCAACGCGGAACAACGTCTTGGGCGTTAGCGTTTTTTAATATACAAAATGCAGAGCCAATTGATTTATCAGAAGTTCGCAAAAAATATATAAAATTTGCACAATCTTGGCATCCTGATAAAATGCAGGTAACATCCCATGATGCCATGAAATATTTAAATGAAGCGTGGCAAATTTTAAAAAATAATTTCTGA
- the ccsA gene encoding cytochrome c biogenesis protein CcsA has product MPNLSTHENMIHNIFVLELISRIAMSTLFGFAVLCFGYTLTPNIQKKQRTEFIHIFARILFMLGSAFTIVYGTLEFILPLNSIATQVHTVICLVLAATVLFIDPNKEGAPAFSFLSGALIFLLVTLTPFLDPKPLYRAHSVDWLVYFHIGTGALGEAIFAVVFCTSLLYLWNYHKLKQRKLASSGSLTSLSSIDTLVEKSSLFGLTFITLSLLSGIALIFIGKFTTQVGFIKILWAFLVWGWYVMTIFGRSLWGWRGKKGAKLAIFGMILLMLGLFGTIWHYF; this is encoded by the coding sequence ATGCCAAATCTTTCTACGCATGAGAACATGATTCACAATATTTTTGTGCTCGAACTCATTTCACGCATTGCCATGAGTACATTATTTGGCTTTGCGGTTCTCTGTTTTGGTTACACCTTAACTCCAAACATTCAAAAAAAGCAGCGCACAGAATTTATTCATATCTTTGCCCGTATTTTATTTATGCTGGGCTCTGCGTTTACCATTGTTTATGGAACGCTTGAATTTATTCTTCCACTCAATTCGATTGCCACGCAAGTGCATACAGTCATATGTCTTGTGCTTGCAGCCACCGTTTTATTTATAGACCCAAACAAAGAAGGCGCACCTGCATTTTCTTTTTTAAGTGGTGCACTTATTTTTTTGCTCGTAACATTAACACCTTTTTTAGATCCAAAACCATTGTATCGCGCTCACTCTGTTGATTGGTTGGTGTATTTTCATATTGGCACTGGAGCATTGGGTGAAGCCATTTTTGCTGTGGTGTTTTGTACGTCACTCCTTTATTTATGGAATTATCACAAACTCAAACAACGCAAACTTGCCTCAAGCGGCTCTTTGACAAGCTTATCTTCTATAGACACACTTGTCGAAAAATCATCGCTATTTGGTTTAACTTTTATCACTCTCAGTCTTCTTTCAGGCATTGCATTAATTTTTATTGGTAAATTTACTACACAAGTTGGATTTATAAAAATTTTATGGGCATTTTTGGTTTGGGGATGGTATGTCATGACGATCTTTGGCAGGAGTCTCTGGGGATGGCGCGGTAAAAAAGGTGCAAAACTCGCTATCTTTGGCATGATTCTTCTTATGCTAGGATTATTTGGAACAATTTGGCATTATTTTTAA